In Arachis hypogaea cultivar Tifrunner chromosome 7, arahy.Tifrunner.gnm2.J5K5, whole genome shotgun sequence, the genomic window TGCATCCATAGGCGTGGTGGCAGGCTTACATCCTAAGTAACATGTCTCTTCCAATAACGACAACGCATACTTTCTTTGAGTAAGCGCGATGCTAGCTTTAGAGTGTGCAAGTTCTAAACCCAGAAAAAACTTGAGGTCACCCAAGATTTTGAGCTTGAAAATTGATTGGAGTTTTAGTTTAACGTTGTCAATCATCTCTTGCTTGGGAGCAGCTATGatgatatcatccacataaacaatGAGGAAAGTAGTCGCATCGCCTTCACCCAAAGCAAATAGAGAGTAATCCTGTTTGCATTGTGTGAATCCGTGGCTGAGGAGAGTGGTACAGAATTTGGTAAACCATTGCCGTGAAGCTTGCCTCAGACCATACAAAGACTTTGTGAGCTTGCAAACTAATCCCTCTTTCCGTTGAGGATGGCCCAAGGGTAACTCCATGTAAACTTCTTCATCTAATTCCCCGTTGAGAAATGCGTTATTGATATCTAATTGGAAAAGACTCCAATTCTTGACAGCAGCAATGGTGAGAAGAGTCCTGACTGTGGTGATTTTTGCGACCGGGCTAAAGGTATCCCGAAAGTCGATCCCGGCTTGTTGAGTGTAGCCTTTGGCAACGAGGCGCGCCTTATAGCGCTCCAGTGTACCATCTGCCTTTAATTTGGCTTTGTACATCCACCGACACCCGATTGCACGTTTGGCTTTGGGTAGTTTAACCAAGACCCAAGTATTATTGGCTTCGAGGGCATCtagctcttcttgcatggcctGCCGCCACTCTTTGAACTTGACAGCTTGGTGATAGAACTGAGGTTCAGGAATGATGTCCAACTGAGCAATGGAGTTGTGATATTTGGAGCCAAGCTTGTAAGTACTAAGGTGGTTAGTGAGAGGATATGGTGTTGAGGTATGGTACACATAGTCATTTAGATATGATGGTGGCTGAGTGTGGCGGGTAGATCGACGTAATGGTGGTGGTTGAGGCTGAGCATTGGGGACGATGGAAGAAAGGTTTGGAGAACGGGGTGCGGATGTGGAATTGGTGTGAGGCGAAGGTGGTAAATGTGATGGAATAGGATCTAGAACAGGCTTAGGTAGTGAAAAATCATGAAACAGATCTGTGTTGGGTTGAAGATGAGGAGATTGGCTAAAGGGCATGATGTTTTCATGAAATACAATGTCTCTAGATATGAAAAACTGTTTGGTGCGAAGATTGTAAAGCTTATATCCTTTATAGCCAATAGGATATCCAACAAAGACAGAGGGATCAGCTCTTGGGCAAAATTTAGTCCTAGAATTGGGAGTAGTTGCTGCATAGGTAAGGCATCCAAAGCTTCTCAAGGAATCATAGTTGGGTGTCTTGCCAAAAAGGAGTTCAAATGGTGACTTGAAGTGTAGAAGTTTGCTGGGAGTTCGGTTGATAATGAAGGCAGCAGTGATGACGCATTCACCCCAAAAGGAAATGGGCACGTTGGATTGGAAAAGTAATGCTCTTGCAACATTCAAGAGGTGTTGATGCTTGCGTTCTACGACGGCATTTTGTTGCGGACGATAAGGACATGAGAATTGGTGCAAGACTCCCCGTTGCTGCAGGAATGCATCGAGAGCAAGTTCTTTGGCATTATCCGACCTGAAACACTTAATTCTTTGGCCAAATTGAGTTTCAACCAAggcaaaaaaaaatctttaagcaATCTGTGGCCTCAGACTTGTGAGTTAGCATATAAATCCAGCAAAAACGAGATGCATCATCAACAATTGTTAAAAAGAAACATTTTCCATTATAAGTTGGGATATGGTAAGGTCCCCAAACATCACAATGTATAAGGTCAAAAGCATTAGAGGACATGTTATTTTGTGATTCGAAAGGAAGTCTTTTGAATTTTGCTAAGTGACAAACTTCACAAGTGTGGTGGTCTGACTTATTTGGTAATTGCAAGATGTTATCTAAATGCTGTAAAACACTAGAAGGAGCATGTCCTAAACGTGCATGCCATAATTGGGATTTGCACAGATTTATTTGATTAAAACTAGTATGAAAGGCCGGATTAGACTGAGTGGAGACATATGATGATGACTTGGTTGGGGTGTCGGCTCTCAGGATATAAAGTCCCTGCTGCAGGCTACCCTTCCCAATCTTCTTCGAATACTTGTTGTCCTGAATAACGAAATGAGTGTATCCAATAGTGACAGTGAGTGAAGAATTGGAAAGTAAGGCGGACACTGATAGTAAATTGACTCGAAATTCAGGCACATAAAGCACATTGTAGAGTGTAATATTGTTATTGATGAAAACTGACCCTAtgagatttgcagaaaaaatGTCACCATTTGGTAAAGAAACTGAAAACCTCTTAGAGGTATGAATGGACTCGAAAAGTGATAAATCACAAGCAATATGTATAGTGGCTCCACTATCTAAGATCTAAGCATTGTTGGGTAAATTTGACCTTATCATGGATGTGTTGAGAACAATACCTGCTGGGGTTGCGACACCTGTGGATTCAGGAGTTGGAATTTCCTGAATTCGGTGATGATTGAGTAGGGACAAAAGTTGTTGAACTTGAGTAGAGGTCAGGTTGGGAGTGGCCGGTGTTGATGGTTCCAAATTGACAGACACATTGTGTACGGATGGCCTCGTGCCTCTCCCTTTGCCAAAATTTGGTGGGAATCCGTGGAGCTTATAGCACTTATTGATTGTATGCCCAAGAAGGCCACAATGAGAGCAGAGAGGACGATCTTTCTTGAGTGTGCCTCGGCCACGACCTTGAGGCTGAGCGGCATGAGGATTGCGGGCGAGGAAAGCGACTTGAGGTTGTGGCAGTGAATTCAAGGAAGCTCCTAATGCCCGATGTTTCTCTTCTTAAGTCACCAAGGACAGCACCTTGTTAATCGCAGGGAGAGGGTCCATGAGTAGGATTTGGCCCCGAATTTGAGAATAAGACTCATCTAGTCCCATCAAGAAGCAATGGACGTATTCTGCTTGAAGAAATTCTTGCATAGCTCGAGCATCACCACAGTTGCATTATACAGGTCTGTAGGAGTTCAATTCCTCCCAAAGAACTTTGATTTTGGTAAAGTATTGTGAGATGGTCATCGTGCCTTAGCGGAGATTCATCAAATCACGTTTTAACTCGAAAACACGAGGGCCATTGCCATGTTGAAATCGATTTTTCAAATCATTCCAAAGTTCAGCAGCTGAATTTGTATACACCAGTGAAGTGGCTATCTCTTTTGAAACAGAGTTCAGAATCCAAGTGCTCACTACATCATTGACACACTGCCAGTTTTCAAATTTCTCTGGTTCAGTGGTAGGATCAGGTTGAGGAACAGAACATGTGATAAAGCAAAGCTTTCTCTTGGCATTGAGGGCTTTTCGTATAGCGCGGCTCCATGAATAATAGTTGTCCTCACTGAGTTGTTGAGTGACTAAGATCAAACCTGGTTGATCAGCCGGGGAGAGGTTGTATGGGTCGATCGTCATGGATGAGGCTGAAGAAGTAGCCGAAGATAATGAAGCGGAAGGTTCCATGAACACGCACGATGAATGGCTTCTCGTCAAGGCTCCTTGATCGGAAATTGCTGTTTCGATTTCAAGAACAGGGATGAAACAAGCAAGATCTCATCAATCTCTATCGTGTGAgccaagaagagaggaagaaagaagaagaacgagGAAAGAAGATGCAGAAATggtggagaggagagagagagagtagacgGTTACAGAAGCTTCAAGAAGGgtttgctctgataccatattgaACAGAGAGAAGGGGAAAATAGGATCTGTTATTGAATTGCTCAATTGAGGGTTTATATACATGCATTATAATGAAGTTAATCGAACCTGTGATTAATTGAGCCCCAATTCTAACTAACTGGGCAGCTAATTTAATTTCTAACTAACTTTAACTTATGCTACTAATCATACATCTAATAGCCACGTTGccctgcttcaaactctgcgaccAACCTGCGCGCTCCACCTAGCCGTGGAACTGCTCTCTTTTGTCACCGCCGTGAGTTTCCTAAACCCAccaccagacaatacactcacacaacactaatactctgcttcaaactctgcaacttcttatttctattacaataagtaactatttgatttggcagtggtttggatttttttcatagaatgaattaaagtatacaatagttatgttctcttctctatcacattgatactaatctttgaattctcttatttaGTTTCAAGTTTACCGCACTCAacgtgtttgatgaaatgctttaaccatatttctggttggttttatcatttctagcttttagaaacttagtaagttgattgcatgtgaaattagaataattggatcttagtaattaggaaattttagctgcacaaatagcatctttgtagaaaacatattagcatgatgattccacttgcattagtgttcttctggtaaattttaactgttagtgtgaacttgttaatttgctaattgttcttgtgttgttgttttgttgttcttctgttatttttattttatttttttgttgtgattttctgttcttgaacttgttaagttgataatttgctaaattgttgggctgctgttgttttaatttgctaaattgttaggTTTCTGTGatttaatttgttggattttctatttaggtcttgttcttgtttatttgctaaattgttgttgtGTATTTATTGTTGTGTCTGAGATTCTTGCTGGATATTGGGGATcattgatttattatatgcttcatgttttcattgttttcttcttccgaaggaaaaaaattctattttcattgttttgttgattgtttgttttgtttcagaaattaattttttgtgatcAATGCTCAAACTCTAAATGCTGTTCTGTTGGTTTTGCAGtgtttgttttgtttcagaaatcaattttttgttatcaatgctcaaactctgaatgttgttcttctatttttgttttgtttcataAATCAATATTTTGTGATTAATGCTCAAACTCTGAATGTTGTTTTGCTGTTTTTGTTGTTTCAGAAATCATTTTTTTGTGATTAATGCTCATactctgaatgttgttctgttttgttttaaGGCTGTGTTTAGAAGAGGTAATTGAAGAGGTAATTGATTTCTGActgttgttttgtttttgttttaaagcTGTGTGTTGTGTTCAATTTGCAGGAAATTCTTCGAGGTATATAAGAATTAAGAAGGAAGACTATTTTAACGGTATTATTCTATTGATTCTGGTATGCTACAAGCTTGAACATAGAATTGAAGAGAGaaaccctttattattttatcattggcCTATTTTTGGCATTGCATATCATTGTAGTTTGTTTATTCATAGAACTAGTTGTTTATGATCCCCTTTTGAAGTAAAAAAATGCAGTAGAAGAGTGTTTAGAACCAGTTGCTTTATTCGTTGAATTTTTATAGAATCAGgtgtttattataaaacggtttttccggttgaaccggttgaaacaatgaactaataaaccAGTAATTAGAGCGGTTCGATAACTAGTCCAGTTTTCTGAACCTTGGTTTGGACAGAAGCCAAAACCGTCAGATTGAAAAACCGTCATTGGACTGCCGAACCAGCCGGGAACCGATCGGCCGAACCGAACCGAGACCCGGCCGGTTTTTAAATTGTGTAAAAAACGGATGCGCTTTGGTTGCTGAACCCTAACTCCTTAACTTCCCTAACCATTACCCCTCTCCTCTCTAGTCTCTAGAATGCGAAGTAGCACTCACCTGGACGGCTGGACCTCAAGCTTCCGGCGTTTAATTGTACCTAGATTGTGACTGTGTTGATTATTTGATGGTAATTATTGCACTGTTTCTGACTAATTAGTGATTAGCTCAGTGCTCAATTGTTCATTTGTTCTTCACTTGTTCATCATTTTTTTACGCTCTGTTTCTGTCTTTCGAAGGTCTGGTTGACTGCTTGTGTTGTTAATTTTTGTTGAACGattatttgattgtttgtttactCTGGTTCTGCTGCtgtttattgattattgattattttgAAGCTTTGTGCTGCTGTTTTTtgtattgttattttaatttactaattattgATTTTGAATGTCTTGTGATTGTTGATTAGTGATGTGTTGTTGACTTGTGTTTGTTTGACTGTATTGTGATTTACATGTGCTTGGATTGTGACTGCTTTGCTGATTTATTGAGTAACATGACGAAGGAGCATTAAAGTGTCAAGTTTAGTTCTGGGTTATTGTGAAATCCGTTTGCTTTTCTTGATTTGTTTTGAGTATCTTCAAATGAATACAATTTTGTTGTGAGAACGGAGACACCTCTCTTAATTAGAAATTTGTGGTATGTTAGGTAGCAAGTTAGAATTGAGCCTGTAGCAATGGAAGAATGAGGTTTCTGAACTTCTAGTTTGTGTTAAATGATATAGATTGTATAGCTACTACTTCGAGGAACCTTCATTCTTTATTTTTGGTGAGGAAACCTTAATTCCTTTTCTTTGTTGCTTGGACAAATTTAAATCAAAGTTGGAAATGGTTTgatattttttggtattttttttagaTGTAATTGCTTTATTGATCAATGTCATTACAGCAAACATTTATAGGATGAAGAAAGGATTTTGGTTGCAAACTTTGAAAGCAAAAGCTTTAGTTCATTAAAATATTTAAGTTTGTACTTTATCTAAAGGTCATTTTATGTAGTGCTTTAGatttagaagatattttaaaatttattagattataattatgttttagagtgtttatttataatttatttgttattttaatataaaatgatTTTTTCGGTTGGATCATGATTGAACTGGTTGGATCACtaaaccagtaaaccagtaaCTAGAGCAATTTGATGACTGGTTTGGTTTTCAGAACTTTGGTTTGAACCCCTACGAAGGCGCCATTTACCGGCATAAGCTGCTATGCtcttcattaatatatatatatatatatatatatatatatatatatatatatatatatatatatatatatatatatatatatatatatatatatcttacatcaaattatttttatttaatttattttaattttagttataaactcacttattcttaaattaattatatttttatttaataataattataaatttattttttttcataattatataatatctatttagtattattttttaataaatacttatagtatataataatataataaatataaactaattaataaattattaaaatttaaaaataatagttattttaatataaaaacaataaaaatatttatgatagaataaaaataataaaatatttattgtttttgttctatattattttaaaataatttaatatttttaaatattattaaaaatatgtattttaattttaaatttttaattattttttattttttatttatataggacTGAATTAACCGGTTCAACCAGAGACTCACTAACTCAGTAACCTTGCCGATTCGGTTCGGACCACTATGGTTTGAACGGCCAGATGTGGATGAATTCCATGGAGTTTGGAGTTTGGTTACTTCACAATTTACGCTGTGACACCGTCACACACATTCCAAATGCGCTTTCTCTCCAAAAAACTGTTGCTTGCTCAAAGAAACAGAAACTACTTCATCAGCATCATCAGCTCTCATTATTCCACTCTCGCTTCACACACTCTCATCTCACTCTCTAACCGCATCACCACTCTCCATTCTCTTCTCCAATTCCACGCCATTGCCATCACCACCGGCAACTCCACCAACCCCTTCATCGCTTCCAAGCTCATCTCTCTCTATCACAACCCTTCTTCCTCCTCCGCCATCTTCCTCTCCCTTCCTCCTTCCTCCGCCGACACCTTCCTCTGGAACTCCATCATCAAGTCTCATTTTTCACGTGCCCATTATGCCCATGCGCTTCAATTTTACTCCCTTATGCGGTGTTCTGGTGTTCTGCCCGATCATTTCACTGTCCCCATGGTTGCTTCTTCATATGCCCATTTGATGATGGTTCAAGATGGGGCGAGCCTTCATGGGTTGGTATCAAAATGTGGACTTTTTGGTTGTCATTCAGCTGTGGGGTCTTCGTTTGTGTCCTTGTATTCGAGGTGTGGACTAATGAGGGATGCATGcttggtgtttgatgaaatgcttgtgaGAGATGTTGTTGCTTGGACTGCGCTTGTGGTTGGGTTCGTGCACAACGGGGAGAGTGAGAAGGGTTTGAGGTGTCTTCGTGAGATGATGCTTCATGGGGTCGATAGTGAGAGGCCTAACTCTAGGACATTGGAGGGTGGGTTACTTGCTTGTGGGGATCTTGGTGCTTTGTCTGAAGGAAGGTGTTTGCATGGTTTTGTGGTGAAAACCGGGATTGGATGTGAACAAGTTGTGCAGTCATCGCTTTTGTCTATGTATTGCAGGTGTGGGGTCCTGCAGGAAGCTTATCAGTCATTCTCTGAAGTGATAAACAAAGATCTGGTGTCTTGGACATTAATCATTGGAGTTTATGCAAGGTTTGGGATGGTGAATGAATGTGTAAGGTTGTTTTGGAAAATGCTAGAGAATCAAGTAGATCCTGATGGAATTGTTTTAGGTTGCATTCTTTCAGCCTTTGGTTATTCGGTGAACGAATATGAAGCGAAAGCCTTTCATGGATTTATCATACGGAGACATTATATACATGATGATGTGGTTCATAATTCGTTGCTGTTTATGTATTGCAAGCTAGGGATGTTAACTTTGGCAGAGAGGCTGTTCAACAATTGCCAACATAGCCCAGAGTGCTGGAATTATATGGTTAATGGCTATGGTAGAATTGGCAACAACACAAAGTGTGTTGAACTCTTTAGGGATATGCACTATTTAGGTATTGATTCTGAATCAACCAGCATAGTTTCAGCAATTGGTTCCTGTGCCGAATTAGGACAAACCAATTTAGGAAGGTCGATTCATTGCAATGCTGTAAAAGGTTTTATGGATGCCAATGTATTGGTTGCTAATTCACTCATACAGATGTATGGAAAATGTGGTAAGATGACCTACGCTTGGAAAGTATTTAAAAGGTTGGATAAGGATGTTATCTCTTGGAACACTATGATATCAGCTCATATTCATGTCAAGGATTATAAAGAGGCTACAAAGTTATTTAACAAGATGATTAACGAAGGCCATAAGCCCAATACAGCAACTTTTGCAATAGTGCTTTCAGCTTGTTCTCACATTGCATCTTTGGAGGAAGGAGAAAGAGTTCACCGCTACATAAACGAAAGAGGTTTCGAGCTCAATTTACCTCTTGGCACAGCTTTGGTTGATATGTATGCTAAGTGTGGGAAGCTAGAAAAATCAAGGCAGGTATTTGACTCGATGAATGAAAAGGACATAGTTTGTTGGAATGCGATGATTTCGGGCTATGGAATGAATGGATATGCAGAATCTGCTCTGGATATATTCAAGCATATGGAGAAATCAAATGTTAAGCCAAATGGAGTTACCTTCCTTGGTCTTCTCTCTGCATGTGCCCATGCCGGGCTTGTCGAAGAAGGGAAACATTTATTTGCTAAGATGCCATGTTACTCTGTGGAACCAAATTTGAAGCACCACACTTGTATGATAGATATTTTAGGAAGGTCGGGTAATCTGCAAGAAGCGGAAGCTCTGGTCCTGTCCATGCCCATTCATCCAGATGGGGGTGTGTGGGGAGCTTTGTTAAGTGCTTGTAAAACTTACAATCAAGTTGAGATGGGAATAAGGGTTGCCATGTATGCTATTGAATCTGAACCAGAAAATGATGGATATTATATGATGATGGCCAATATGTATAGCTCAATTGGGAGGTGGGAAGAAGCAGAAAATGTGAGAAGGACAATGAAAGAGAGGTGTTCACTGGGAAAGAAAGCTGGTTGGAGTGTGCTGTAAGCTAAATGGCTTGTTTTATGTTCAAAATTTCCTTTTAATGGAGTCTAATATTTCAAAATGTAAAAGGAACATAAGGCGCCTAACCTACGTGTCAATAGGTTTGTGGTTCTCAAATTTTCACCATAGATAAAGTATCAAAATGTTTTTTCACTGGCCATCTGTCTTACTTTGAAGTTCACATGCTGTTTGAATGAAAAACTGCAAAATAGCTTTGGTGAGAATTCATTGTGACTGATTAAGATGCTTAAGTTAGATTGATATTGGTGAGTTAGCAACCGGCTCACTGTTGAGttttgtttgaactttgaacttgTATAAACCTGTAGAGAAGTGCATATATTCTTAATAAAGATTCTTTTCCTGCTAGCTGGAAGCAGTAGATTTGTGTTTATGAGTGTTATAGAAATTTGGTGAAATGATACTGTGTATACTGGTTTTATTGAAGTATGTTCATgaagaagtggaataagttgcaCATAGTTTCTAAATTCAGAACACAAGTAACATATTCTATTAAACAGATCTCAAATTACACAAGTATCTCATAGCTGTCTTGATATTCCTATTGAGCAATAGTGACCTTGCATTGTTGTACATCAAACACCTTTATAACAATCCTCACTACAACACAAGACACTTATgctacatcatatatatatatatatatatatatatatatatatctgctTGCACACATGAGGGGAAACAACACTGATAAACAAGTAGTTTATTTGAGGGGTCCAAAATGGCTATCTTAGAAGCTTATTTCATTGCCAATTAATCACACTGAAGCTAAGACTAAAAAGGATGCTTGTATAGTTGTAAAGGACTCAACCTTCCTGAGTTGCTTCACTTGACTGCAGAGCCAAAGAAAGAATCATGAAGCATTCTTTACCCAAATCAAATACA contains:
- the LOC112701891 gene encoding pentatricopeptide repeat-containing protein At4g39952, mitochondrial, coding for MRFLSKKLLLAQRNRNYFISIISSHYSTLASHTLISLSNRITTLHSLLQFHAIAITTGNSTNPFIASKLISLYHNPSSSSAIFLSLPPSSADTFLWNSIIKSHFSRAHYAHALQFYSLMRCSGVLPDHFTVPMVASSYAHLMMVQDGASLHGLVSKCGLFGCHSAVGSSFVSLYSRCGLMRDACLVFDEMLVRDVVAWTALVVGFVHNGESEKGLRCLREMMLHGVDSERPNSRTLEGGLLACGDLGALSEGRCLHGFVVKTGIGCEQVVQSSLLSMYCRCGVLQEAYQSFSEVINKDLVSWTLIIGVYARFGMVNECVRLFWKMLENQVDPDGIVLGCILSAFGYSVNEYEAKAFHGFIIRRHYIHDDVVHNSLLFMYCKLGMLTLAERLFNNCQHSPECWNYMVNGYGRIGNNTKCVELFRDMHYLGIDSESTSIVSAIGSCAELGQTNLGRSIHCNAVKGFMDANVLVANSLIQMYGKCGKMTYAWKVFKRLDKDVISWNTMISAHIHVKDYKEATKLFNKMINEGHKPNTATFAIVLSACSHIASLEEGERVHRYINERGFELNLPLGTALVDMYAKCGKLEKSRQVFDSMNEKDIVCWNAMISGYGMNGYAESALDIFKHMEKSNVKPNGVTFLGLLSACAHAGLVEEGKHLFAKMPCYSVEPNLKHHTCMIDILGRSGNLQEAEALVLSMPIHPDGGVWGALLSACKTYNQVEMGIRVAMYAIESEPENDGYYMMMANMYSSIGRWEEAENVRRTMKERCSLGKKAGWSVL